GGTCGAGAAACGATTCATTGCCGATGTGTTTGTATACACCGACCATTTCTTCGGAGAAATTACCAACAACAATTGAATAGCGGCCGCTGCTATCCAGCACTGCGGCATCGATACCCATGCCAGCGCGCGCTTCGCCATGCTCGCTAAACGCCATGCCGCTTTTGACACCAATTTCTGTAAACGTACCGTCTTTGTTGTTGCGATAGAGCAAGTCTCCTTCCCCATCGTTGGCTACGGCAAAATCTGTCCAACCATCATTGTTGAAATCCAGGTCAGCAACCCCCAGCGATTTACCCAAGGTTGGATAGAATCCGGCTGTTGCAGTAACGTCACGGAAGGTACCATCGCCGTTATTCAGGAAGAAGCTGCTGGGAATGCCTGTGTAGGCTGCAGGTATGCAATACAGCTTAACCGTGCCCCCTGGTGGGCAAAAAATATCAGTCTCTTCGCTCCATTCGACATAGTTACCAACATAAAGGTCGAGCCAACCATCTTTATCGGCATCAAAAAACATGGCTGAACTGCTCCAGACCGCGAGTTCGTCAATGCCGGCAGCGGCGCCTACTTCGACAAAAACACCATTGTCATTTCGGAAAAGCATGTTGGTGCGCAGATTGGAGACAAAGAAGTCTTCATCGCCATCATTGTCATAATCGGCCACGTTTACACCGAGCGTGTAGGCACGGACGCTGTCGAGTCCGGTGTCGGCGCTGACATCTTCAAATGTGCCATCGCCTTTATTTCGGTAGAGCGAGAGGGACTGCGGCTGGCGTGCAGGATCGGCTTCCCAGTTTCCGCCGGCAGCGAGCAGAATGTCGAGCCAGCCATCACCATCATAATCGATAAAGCCGCCGCCGCTCCCCATCGGTTCGGGGTACCACTTGTCACCAGTTGCTCCTGTGTGATGCAGGAAATCTCCGAGGCCGGCTGCATCGGTTACATCAACAAAAGATATCGGCTGTGGATTTTCAGCTTCTTCAACAGGTGAATCGCTGCTACAGCCTGCCAGGCAAAAGAGTAAAAGAATAACAACAAGCTTCATGCTCGTTCAAACTTATTTTGGCCTAAAGCCACAGAGAGGGTGGGGGCACACATGTCATCCTGGTGTGGTGGTTAGGAGATGACAACAGATATCCCAATAAAAGAGCAGAAAGCGCCGGGGTTCCATTATATAAGCAAACTGAAAAGCCGGCATAAACACAGATGCCATCCTTCTGGTGCCGAAGCACCTGAAGAATGGCATCCCTCAACGCAAGCGTTGATCAGTGTCTTTTCAACTTACAAGCCAAGTGCAAGAGAGAAGCGGTTTACGCCATCAAATACACCAAAGTCGGTGTAAGAGTAGTCGGCAGTAACGTTGATGTTGGAGAGATTAAAGTTCAGTCCAGCACCAAGGCTAAATCCGCGTTCCTGATCCTGTACAAATGCTTCAGCGATACCGGCACGGAGTGACAACAGATCCATGAAGGTATACTCAGCACCCGCTTTAACGTGCTCCTGGAAGTCACGCGGACGCTGTGCGTCTACGCTGAACTGGATGGAGTGAACGTTGGGATCCATGCTGGTAAAGTCGACGAGATCCATCGCCAAACCAATCTGGAACGTCAGCGGCAGCTCAAAGCTTTCTGTTACGTAGGTTACTTCTTGAGAGAAGTTGCGCGCGCTCATACCGATGGTAAGGCTACGGAATCCGGTGTTATAAAGTACACCGAAGTCAACGGCAACTGTGCTCTCTTTGAAGTCACGGTTTGTAGTTGCACCCGCGTCAGCAGATTCCGGCTGTGAGCCGAGATCCTGCGTAGCGATTTTGAAGTGTGCACCTACAGAGAACCGGTCAGTGAAAGAGCGGGCATAGCCAAGACCAATCGCCATAGCGGTTGGGCTGAATGTACCCAGTCTAACAAAACCAGCGTCCGTATCAGCGCGAATGGTCTGCTCAATTTCACCGTAGTCCAGTGACAAGATTGAGAGGCCAAACACACCGTAGTTTCCACCCTGAGGCTGGAAAGCTACGCTGAAAGCGTTGTAGTTGATGTCTTCAATAAATGCAGTGTTTGAAAAACCAACGTGAAATGTACCACTCATGCGAGCCATACCAGCTGGATTATAAAACAATGCTGTTGACGTGTTATAAGACTCGTCAGCGGTCACGGCGCCACCAAGTGCGGTAGCACGCGCGTCCAGAGAGGTCGTCAAGAACTTCATGCCTGTCTGGGCAATCTTTTCAGTGTCGACCTGGTCGAAATCTTCCTCTACCTGTGCAAAACTCGAAGGCACTAAAACCATCATGAGCGCAACAAGCAGCATCGAGGATTTTAAACTTCTATTCATAGCTTTTTTCCAAGATTTTGGTTGCTCTATTAGAGCATTGTTAGTCTAGGAGCGCACCGGAGTGCGCTCCTGGCGCTCAGATTTATTTAATGACAACCATTTTCTTCGTATCAACGGCACCCGTTGCAGTGTCTTCAACGCGAACGAGGTAGACACCACTTACGATCAACTGGCGGGCTTCAGTCAGGAGGTCCCATTGTTCGTCACCAGAACCGTCTGTATGCGACAGCTGCTGTACAAACTCACCAGTTTCAGTGTAGATCGTAATGTTACATTCGCCCGGGATATCCAGGAAAAGTACCTGCAGACGCGATGCGTCACCGTCTACGAAGAAACGTACAGACTCATCAGAACCAAGGTTCACAGGATTCGGAACGATAGCAAAGTCGTTAACCGTAGCACCAGGTGCACGCTTCAGCGTGGTTGGTGAATAAGTCTGTGTGTAGTAACGGCTACTCTTCAGTGGAACGCCACCTGGAGTACCTGTGATCGCATCCGGATCATTAGGCTGAGCAGGTCCTACAGCTGCAAGATAGTAGTAGTATTCTACACCACGAAGCAAACCATTGGAATCGTCAAAGCTACGTGCGCTACCTGGCAATGAAGCCACGCGCTCGTATCCTTCCATGTTGTCCACGAAGTCGCTTGTACGCCATACTTCCCATGCTTCAGGATCGCCAGCACCTGCGTGTGACTCCCATGCGAGGGCAATTACGTCAGGCAGACCCTGTACAGAGAATGTACGTGGCGGACGTGGTGGCTCAACGATTGGGTACGTCGTCATGTTGTTTGAAGCTTCAAACACACGGCGTGCCTGATACATCTTCTTGAACATAGAGTCACGTGCCGTCATGAACCACTGGTTTTTCGTCAGTGCTTCACCACCGGTGTTATACTGGGTGTAATCAAAAGGTGTTGTATCGATTACGCCGTCACCGTTTGCATCGTATTCAATGATGAGGTCATCATCAAAGCCACTGCGTTTGAAAGTCTCACCAACATGGAGCGCTGCATCGTAGCTCAAACCGTAAGCAACGAGGGCTTCCCACACGTTAATGGTTTCATCGAACTGCATGTCGTAAGGACCAAATGCAATTGTAGAAGCGTGACCACCCTGCTTACCGGTAGACGCATCAAACTGCGGCTCCCAGAATACACCACTAGGCTCAACGCGGTCTGCGTAGTGTGGGTACATACGTGGTGGACGACCAACTTCTGCGTCACGGGTAAGGATACCCAACTCGTAGTAGTCACGGATTGGCTGACCGTCAGCAGTAAGTGCTTCGTCAGAGTCCATGAAACCAAGCGTCAGTGGCTGGTTGTCAGGGTTGTAGCTACGATCTGTGGTAGATTCGTCAGCGTGCAACACCATGATACCAGACATAGACTGACCAGCCAGACGACCTGTTGTGTCACGTGCTGTGGTCCACTGGTTTGAGTTGATCATCGGGCTACCAAGGTGATCCCAGTTACCTGATGCGAAATCAGGGTCAAAACCAGCCCAGGTGTAGATAGCGGTGAAGTCTACTGGGTAGTCTTCGTTACCATCACCTACTACGTCAACCATGCTAAACTTGCCCCAAGCCTGTGCAGCAGAACCCGTCCAGGCTCCCTGATCACGACCTGTCTGACGCCATCCGTTAAAGAATGCGGTCTCGTTCAAAGTCTGGCCTTGAAGCTCGATTTCGTCGTCAGCATCCACGTTACCTGTGTTTTTGAATTCACGGTGGATGATATGGAACTGATCATTGTACTCGTTGCCATATGCATAAATATGGCGTACAACTTCAACCCCACTTGCATAACGTGCAACGTTACGAATAACACGGTCAGCAGGCAGCGAAGGA
This window of the Bacteroidota bacterium genome carries:
- a CDS encoding PorV/PorQ family protein; amino-acid sequence: MNRSLKSSMLLVALMMVLVPSSFAQVEEDFDQVDTEKIAQTGMKFLTTSLDARATALGGAVTADESYNTSTALFYNPAGMARMSGTFHVGFSNTAFIEDINYNAFSVAFQPQGGNYGVFGLSILSLDYGEIEQTIRADTDAGFVRLGTFSPTAMAIGLGYARSFTDRFSVGAHFKIATQDLGSQPESADAGATTNRDFKESTVAVDFGVLYNTGFRSLTIGMSARNFSQEVTYVTESFELPLTFQIGLAMDLVDFTSMDPNVHSIQFSVDAQRPRDFQEHVKAGAEYTFMDLLSLRAGIAEAFVQDQERGFSLGAGLNFNLSNINVTADYSYTDFGVFDGVNRFSLALGL
- a CDS encoding CRTAC1 family protein — translated: MKLVVILLLFCLAGCSSDSPVEEAENPQPISFVDVTDAAGLGDFLHHTGATGDKWYPEPMGSGGGFIDYDGDGWLDILLAAGGNWEADPARQPQSLSLYRNKGDGTFEDVSADTGLDSVRAYTLGVNVADYDNDGDEDFFVSNLRTNMLFRNDNGVFVEVGAAAGIDELAVWSSSAMFFDADKDGWLDLYVGNYVEWSEETDIFCPPGGTVKLYCIPAAYTGIPSSFFLNNGDGTFRDVTATAGFYPTLGKSLGVADLDFNNDGWTDFAVANDGEGDLLYRNNKDGTFTEIGVKSGMAFSEHGEARAGMGIDAAVLDSSGRYSIVVGNFSEEMVGVYKHIGNESFLDRSAISRVGYPSLLILTFGLILFDADLDTDMDILLANGHVYPDRIGDKDKVTYRQPAQLYLNRGNGVFDLHEADEGVFTDQLVARGLAQADYDRDGDLDLLFTENSGKAYLWRNDQQGQSFLRVKVQGTKGNRDAIGAEITATVNGLDMVRRIRTASSYLSSSEKTVTFGLGDNSQVDTLRIEWPNSPATVFTNIAKNQEIFIVEGADTYEQISR